A genomic window from Salvia hispanica cultivar TCC Black 2014 chromosome 5, UniMelb_Shisp_WGS_1.0, whole genome shotgun sequence includes:
- the LOC125190388 gene encoding serine/threonine-protein kinase prpf4B-like isoform X1 has product MPGDSIEPTRRKHRRSSSPDDAEEQSKRRKHRHHHRHRHRSSKEKAETTKLEELDGDRIDDTEVELMKLESTTENGVGSLSEVPVKRNDFSGFDYEMEEGEIVEDDGLVDFVNDDSDKFKKDVGFGDIKKNPQSDVEFREIKKNGCDDFNMGFNGDSLETVDKKFQKLGKDKTDSKESAEIDQERLSNSVSLANGGYGHKYQEVDSTRFSRDDKQIHNFADEVDRTGLRKSSSSEKVPGAGSNSHETHLKERSYSNLLRSPELSRGRSRSRSRSRSIVREASVEDPYCRERKHRSGSDDERTVRDAKLYRPSCRDIKDKERERSSSSRYTERVERHREARDPNREGSRDRDWDRDRDRIRDKGRKEEDIVRDRDRERERERERNRLRDRYRGERVQERERERDRDRDHVREDYIRDRERDRQGVRDDRRARSRDNDIDRLSRRQKYEKGEDAHKDRYNETRHRRNYEDYHTENTGSDFENERSKDKEGNEKLERDLDRQEDYQEKIAVQLAEQEEDDLERIKEESRRRRQAILEKYKNKQQKPETHLQAVDAVVDTLAQVASAEVLPENSDNQTEGVDDYVPEQSFAVGKSPSQNGVSTVEMPTGTGGLGEGTPKSERSNDMFCDDIFGESPAGIRKMGKGDGIAVEKSGLNDNWDDAEGYYGYRFGEVLDGRYEIIASHGKGVFSTVVRAKDLKAKPGDTDEVAIKIIRNNETMYKAGMEELVILKKLAGADPESKRHCVRFLSIFKYRNHLCLVFESLHMNLREVLKKFGRNIGLKLTAVRAYAKQLFIALKHLKNCGVLHCDIKPDNMLVNEAKNVLKLCDFGNAMFVGKNEITPYLVSRFYRAPEIILGLSYDLPMDIWSVGCCLFELYTGKVLFPGATNNDMLRLHMELKGPFPKKMLRKGAFTDQHFDQDLNFLATDEDPVSKKPIRRLLVNIKQKDFGTLISGSPGEDPKMVANFRDLMEKIFVLDPDKRLNVSQALGHPFITEFRRQ; this is encoded by the exons ATGCCCGGTGATTCGATTGAACCAACGCGCCGCAAGCACCGCCGATCCTCCTCCCCCGACGACGCGGAGGAGCAATCCAAACGCCGCAAACATCGCCATCatcaccgccaccgccaccggaGTAGCAAAGAAAAAGCAGAAACGACCAAGCTGGAAGAATTGGATGGTGATAGAATCGATGATACCGAGGttgaattaatgaaattgGAAAGCACTACGGAGAACGGTGTAGGTTCTTTGAGCGAAGTTCCGGTGAAGCGTAATGATTTTTCTGGGTTTGATTATGAGATGGAGGAAGGCGAGATTGTGGAGGATGATGGTTTGGTTGATTTTGTTAATGATGATTCTGACAAGTTCAAAAAGGATGTTGGGTTTGGGGATATTAAGAAGAATCCACAGTCTGATGTTGAGTTTCGGGAAATTAAGAAGAACGGATGTGATGATTTTAACATG GGATTTAATGGAGATAGTTTGGAAACAGTTGATAAAAAGTTTCAGAAATTGGGGAAGGACAAAACAGATAGCAAAGAAAGTGCCGAGATAGATCAGGAGAGATTATCTAATTCTGTGAGTCTCGCAAATGGTGGTTATGGACATAAATATCAGGAAGTGGATAGTACACGTTTCTCTAGAGATGATAAGCAGATTCACAACTTTGCTGATGAAGTTGACCGAACAGGTTTGAGGAAATCTTCATCTTCTGAGAAAGTGCCTGGGGCCGGATCCAACTCTCATGAAACTCACCTGAAAGAGAGATCATATAGTAACCTATTGAGGTCTCCTGAATTGTCTAGGGGAAGGTCCCGGTCCCGGTCCCGGTCCCGAAGTATCGTACGTGAAGCTTCTGTGGAAGACCCCTATTGTAGGGAGAGGAAACATCGGAGTGGATCTGACGATGAACGGACTGTTAGAGATGCCAAACTGTACAGACCCAGCTGCAGGGACATCAAGGATAAAGAACGGGAGCGTAGCTCTAGCAGCAGGTATACAGAGAGAGTAGAAAGACACAGGGAGGCTCGGGACCCTAACAGGGAGGGCAGCAGGGACAGGGATTGggatagagatagagatagaaTTAGAGACAAAGGAAGGAAGGAGGAGGACATCGTAagagatagagatagagaaagagaaagagaaagagaaagaaacagGCTTCGAGACAGATACCGAGGAGAAAGGGTgcaagagagggagagggagagggacaGGGACAGGGATCATGTAAGAGAAGACTATATCAGGGATCGGGAGAGAGATCGACAAGGGGTTAGAGATGACAGAAGGGCTAGAAGCAGGGATAATGATATAGATCGATTAAGCAGACGCCAGAAATATGAGAAGGGTGAAGATGCTCATAAAGATAGGTATAATGAAACCAGGCACCGAAGAAACTATGAAGATTACCATACAGAGAATACAGGAAgtgattttgaaaatgagaGATCTAAAGATAAAGAGGGGAATGAGAAGTTGGAGAG AGATCTTGACAGGCAAGAGGACTATCAAGAAAAGATAGCAGTGCAACTTGCTGAGCAGGAAGAGGATGATCTTGAGAGAATCAAGGAGGAAAGTAGGAGGCGAAGGCAAGCTATCCTTGAAAAGTACAAAAACAAACAGCAAAAACCTGAAACTCATTTACAAG CAGTGGATGCAGTTGTAGATACACTAGCACAAGTGGCATCTGCTGAAGTTCTACCTGAAAACTCTGACAATCAGACTGAAGGAGTAGATGATTATGTCCCTGAACAGTCCTTTGCTGTGGGGAAATCTCCTTCGCAAAATGGTGTTTCAACTGTAGAAATGCCCACTGGAACTGGCGGGCTAGGAGAGGGTACCCCCAAG AGCGAGAGATCCAATGATATGTTTTGTGATGATATATTTGGAGAATCACCTGCTGGAATTCGTAAAATG GGTAAAGGGGATGGTATAGCTGTTGAAAAGAGTGGACTAAATGACAACTGGGATGATGCCGAAGGTTACTATG GCTACCGTTTCGGGGAAGTACTTGATGGCCGTTATGAGATAATAGCTTCCCATGGAAAAGGTGTATTTTCAACTGTTGTTCGGGCAAAGGATCTAAAGGCAAAGCCTGGGGACACTGATGAAGtagcaattaaaattatacgtaataatgaaacaat GTATAAGGCAGGTATGGAAGAGTTGGTCATATTAAAGAAGTTGGCCGGTGCTGATCCTGAGAGCAAGCGCCATTGTGTTcgttttctttctatcttcAAGTACCGGAATCATCTATGCTTAGTTTTTGAATCTCTTCATATGAATTTACGAGAAGTTCTGAAGAAATTTGGTCGTAATATTGGTCTGAAGCTTACAGCTGTGAGGGCATATGCTAAGCAACTATTCATAGCACtgaaacatttgaaaaattgtGGCGTTCTCCATTGTGATATCAAACCTGATAATATGCTG GTCAATGAAGCAAAAAACGTATTGAAGCTTTGCGACTTCGGTAATGCCATGTTTGTcggtaaaaatgaaatcacaCCCTATCTTGTTAGCCGTTTTTATCGCGCCCCTGAGATAA TTCTAGGACTATCATATGACCTTCCCATGGATATATGGTCAGTTGGTTGCTGTTTGTTTGAGCTTTACACTGGGAAGGTCTTATTTCCTGGTGCTACTAACAATGACATGCTTCGCCTTCACATGGAACTGAAAGGTCCTTTCCCTAAAAAGATGCTTCGTAAG GGAGCATTTACGGATCAGCACTTTGACCAGGATCTGAATTTTCTTGCGACAGATGAGGACCCAGTCTCAAAAAAG CCAATAAGGAGGCTGCTTGTAAATATCAAGCAAAAAGACTTTGGCACATTAATTTCAGGATCTCCTGGTGAGGATCCAAAAATGGTTGCTAATTTTAGAGATCTTATGGAAAAGATATTTGTCCTTGATCCAGACAAGAGGTTGAATGTATCACAGGCCTTAGGCCATCCTTTCATCACGG AATTCAGGAGACAGTGA
- the LOC125190388 gene encoding serine/threonine-protein kinase prpf4B-like isoform X4, which yields MPGDSIEPTRRKHRRSSSPDDAEEQSKRRKHRHHHRHRHRSSKEKAETTKLEELDGDRIDDTEVELMKLESTTENGVGSLSEVPVKRNDFSGFDYEMEEGEIVEDDGLVDFVNDDSDKFKKDVGFGDIKKNPQSDVEFREIKKNGCDDFNMGFNGDSLETVDKKFQKLGKDKTDSKESAEIDQERLSNSVSLANGGYGHKYQEVDSTRFSRDDKQIHNFADEVDRTGLRKSSSSEKVPGAGSNSHETHLKERSYSNLLRSPELSRGRSRSRSRSRSIVREASVEDPYCRERKHRSGSDDERTVRDAKLYRPSCRDIKDKERERSSSSRYTERVERHREARDPNREGSRDRDWDRDRDRIRDKGRKEEDIVRDRDRERERERERNRLRDRYRGERVQERERERDRDRDHVREDYIRDRERDRQGVRDDRRARSRDNDIDRLSRRQKYEKGEDAHKDRYNETRHRRNYEDYHTENTGSDFENERSKDKEGNEKLERDLDRQEDYQEKIAVQLAEQEEDDLERIKEESRRRRQAILEKYKNKQQKPETHLQAVDAVVDTLAQVASAEVLPENSDNQTEGVDDYVPEQSFAVGKSPSQNGVSTVEMPTGTGGLGEGTPKSERSNDMFCDDIFGESPAGIRKMGKGDGIAVEKSGLNDNWDDAEGYYGYRFGEVLDGRYEIIASHGKGVFSTVVRAKDLKAKPGDTDEVAIKIIRNNETMYKAGMEELVILKKLAGADPESKRHCVRFLSIFKYRNHLCLVFESLHMNLREVLKKFGRNIGLKLTAVRAYAKQLFIALKHLKNCGVLHCDIKPDNMLVNEAKNVLKLCDFGNAMFVGKNEITPYLVSRFYRAPEIILGLSYDLPMDIWSVGCCLFELYTGKVLFPGATNNDMLRLHMELKGPFPKKMLRKGAFTDQHFDQDLNFLATDEDPVSKKPIRRLLVNIKQKDFGTLISGSPEFRRQ from the exons ATGCCCGGTGATTCGATTGAACCAACGCGCCGCAAGCACCGCCGATCCTCCTCCCCCGACGACGCGGAGGAGCAATCCAAACGCCGCAAACATCGCCATCatcaccgccaccgccaccggaGTAGCAAAGAAAAAGCAGAAACGACCAAGCTGGAAGAATTGGATGGTGATAGAATCGATGATACCGAGGttgaattaatgaaattgGAAAGCACTACGGAGAACGGTGTAGGTTCTTTGAGCGAAGTTCCGGTGAAGCGTAATGATTTTTCTGGGTTTGATTATGAGATGGAGGAAGGCGAGATTGTGGAGGATGATGGTTTGGTTGATTTTGTTAATGATGATTCTGACAAGTTCAAAAAGGATGTTGGGTTTGGGGATATTAAGAAGAATCCACAGTCTGATGTTGAGTTTCGGGAAATTAAGAAGAACGGATGTGATGATTTTAACATG GGATTTAATGGAGATAGTTTGGAAACAGTTGATAAAAAGTTTCAGAAATTGGGGAAGGACAAAACAGATAGCAAAGAAAGTGCCGAGATAGATCAGGAGAGATTATCTAATTCTGTGAGTCTCGCAAATGGTGGTTATGGACATAAATATCAGGAAGTGGATAGTACACGTTTCTCTAGAGATGATAAGCAGATTCACAACTTTGCTGATGAAGTTGACCGAACAGGTTTGAGGAAATCTTCATCTTCTGAGAAAGTGCCTGGGGCCGGATCCAACTCTCATGAAACTCACCTGAAAGAGAGATCATATAGTAACCTATTGAGGTCTCCTGAATTGTCTAGGGGAAGGTCCCGGTCCCGGTCCCGGTCCCGAAGTATCGTACGTGAAGCTTCTGTGGAAGACCCCTATTGTAGGGAGAGGAAACATCGGAGTGGATCTGACGATGAACGGACTGTTAGAGATGCCAAACTGTACAGACCCAGCTGCAGGGACATCAAGGATAAAGAACGGGAGCGTAGCTCTAGCAGCAGGTATACAGAGAGAGTAGAAAGACACAGGGAGGCTCGGGACCCTAACAGGGAGGGCAGCAGGGACAGGGATTGggatagagatagagatagaaTTAGAGACAAAGGAAGGAAGGAGGAGGACATCGTAagagatagagatagagaaagagaaagagaaagagaaagaaacagGCTTCGAGACAGATACCGAGGAGAAAGGGTgcaagagagggagagggagagggacaGGGACAGGGATCATGTAAGAGAAGACTATATCAGGGATCGGGAGAGAGATCGACAAGGGGTTAGAGATGACAGAAGGGCTAGAAGCAGGGATAATGATATAGATCGATTAAGCAGACGCCAGAAATATGAGAAGGGTGAAGATGCTCATAAAGATAGGTATAATGAAACCAGGCACCGAAGAAACTATGAAGATTACCATACAGAGAATACAGGAAgtgattttgaaaatgagaGATCTAAAGATAAAGAGGGGAATGAGAAGTTGGAGAG AGATCTTGACAGGCAAGAGGACTATCAAGAAAAGATAGCAGTGCAACTTGCTGAGCAGGAAGAGGATGATCTTGAGAGAATCAAGGAGGAAAGTAGGAGGCGAAGGCAAGCTATCCTTGAAAAGTACAAAAACAAACAGCAAAAACCTGAAACTCATTTACAAG CAGTGGATGCAGTTGTAGATACACTAGCACAAGTGGCATCTGCTGAAGTTCTACCTGAAAACTCTGACAATCAGACTGAAGGAGTAGATGATTATGTCCCTGAACAGTCCTTTGCTGTGGGGAAATCTCCTTCGCAAAATGGTGTTTCAACTGTAGAAATGCCCACTGGAACTGGCGGGCTAGGAGAGGGTACCCCCAAG AGCGAGAGATCCAATGATATGTTTTGTGATGATATATTTGGAGAATCACCTGCTGGAATTCGTAAAATG GGTAAAGGGGATGGTATAGCTGTTGAAAAGAGTGGACTAAATGACAACTGGGATGATGCCGAAGGTTACTATG GCTACCGTTTCGGGGAAGTACTTGATGGCCGTTATGAGATAATAGCTTCCCATGGAAAAGGTGTATTTTCAACTGTTGTTCGGGCAAAGGATCTAAAGGCAAAGCCTGGGGACACTGATGAAGtagcaattaaaattatacgtaataatgaaacaat GTATAAGGCAGGTATGGAAGAGTTGGTCATATTAAAGAAGTTGGCCGGTGCTGATCCTGAGAGCAAGCGCCATTGTGTTcgttttctttctatcttcAAGTACCGGAATCATCTATGCTTAGTTTTTGAATCTCTTCATATGAATTTACGAGAAGTTCTGAAGAAATTTGGTCGTAATATTGGTCTGAAGCTTACAGCTGTGAGGGCATATGCTAAGCAACTATTCATAGCACtgaaacatttgaaaaattgtGGCGTTCTCCATTGTGATATCAAACCTGATAATATGCTG GTCAATGAAGCAAAAAACGTATTGAAGCTTTGCGACTTCGGTAATGCCATGTTTGTcggtaaaaatgaaatcacaCCCTATCTTGTTAGCCGTTTTTATCGCGCCCCTGAGATAA TTCTAGGACTATCATATGACCTTCCCATGGATATATGGTCAGTTGGTTGCTGTTTGTTTGAGCTTTACACTGGGAAGGTCTTATTTCCTGGTGCTACTAACAATGACATGCTTCGCCTTCACATGGAACTGAAAGGTCCTTTCCCTAAAAAGATGCTTCGTAAG GGAGCATTTACGGATCAGCACTTTGACCAGGATCTGAATTTTCTTGCGACAGATGAGGACCCAGTCTCAAAAAAG CCAATAAGGAGGCTGCTTGTAAATATCAAGCAAAAAGACTTTGGCACATTAATTTCAGGATCTCCTG AATTCAGGAGACAGTGA
- the LOC125190388 gene encoding serine/threonine-protein kinase prpf4B-like isoform X3, translating to MPGDSIEPTRRKHRRSSSPDDAEEQSKRRKHRHHHRHRHRSSKEKAETTKLEELDGDRIDDTEVELMKLESTTENGVGSLSEVPVKRNDFSGFDYEMEEGEIVEDDGLVDFVNDDSDKFKKDVGFGDIKKNPQSDVEFREIKKNGCDDFNMGFNGDSLETVDKKFQKLGKDKTDSKESAEIDQERLSNSVSLANGGYGHKYQEVDSTRFSRDDKQIHNFADEVDRTGLRKSSSSEKVPGAGSNSHETHLKERSYSNLLRSPELSRGRSRSRSRSRSIVREASVEDPYCRERKHRSGSDDERTVRDAKLYRPSCRDIKDKERERSSSSRYTERVERHREARDPNREGSRDRDWDRDRDRIRDKGRKEEDIVRDRDRERERERERNRLRDRYRGERVQERERERDRDRDHVREDYIRDRERDRQGVRDDRRARSRDNDIDRLSRRQKYEKGEDAHKDRYNETRHRRNYEDYHTENTGSDFENERSKDKEGNEKLERDLDRQEDYQEKIAVQLAEQEEDDLERIKEESRRRRQAILEKYKNKQQKPETHLQAVDAVVDTLAQVASAEVLPENSDNQTEGVDDYVPEQSFAVGKSPSQNGVSTVEMPTGTGGLGEGTPKSERSNDMFCDDIFGESPAGIRKMGKGDGIAVEKSGLNDNWDDAEGYYGYRFGEVLDGRYEIIASHGKGVFSTVVRAKDLKAKPGDTDEVAIKIIRNNETMYKAGMEELVILKKLAGADPESKRHCVRFLSIFKYRNHLCLVFESLHMNLREVLKKFGRNIGLKLTAVRAYAKQLFIALKHLKNCGVLHCDIKPDNMLVNEAKNVLKLCDFGNAMFVGKNEITPYLVSRFYRAPEIILGLSYDLPMDIWSVGCCLFELYTGKVLFPGATNNDMLRLHMELKGPFPKKMLRKGAFTDQHFDQDLNFLATDEDPVSKKPIRRLLVNIKQKDFGTLISGSPVWEQEFRRQ from the exons ATGCCCGGTGATTCGATTGAACCAACGCGCCGCAAGCACCGCCGATCCTCCTCCCCCGACGACGCGGAGGAGCAATCCAAACGCCGCAAACATCGCCATCatcaccgccaccgccaccggaGTAGCAAAGAAAAAGCAGAAACGACCAAGCTGGAAGAATTGGATGGTGATAGAATCGATGATACCGAGGttgaattaatgaaattgGAAAGCACTACGGAGAACGGTGTAGGTTCTTTGAGCGAAGTTCCGGTGAAGCGTAATGATTTTTCTGGGTTTGATTATGAGATGGAGGAAGGCGAGATTGTGGAGGATGATGGTTTGGTTGATTTTGTTAATGATGATTCTGACAAGTTCAAAAAGGATGTTGGGTTTGGGGATATTAAGAAGAATCCACAGTCTGATGTTGAGTTTCGGGAAATTAAGAAGAACGGATGTGATGATTTTAACATG GGATTTAATGGAGATAGTTTGGAAACAGTTGATAAAAAGTTTCAGAAATTGGGGAAGGACAAAACAGATAGCAAAGAAAGTGCCGAGATAGATCAGGAGAGATTATCTAATTCTGTGAGTCTCGCAAATGGTGGTTATGGACATAAATATCAGGAAGTGGATAGTACACGTTTCTCTAGAGATGATAAGCAGATTCACAACTTTGCTGATGAAGTTGACCGAACAGGTTTGAGGAAATCTTCATCTTCTGAGAAAGTGCCTGGGGCCGGATCCAACTCTCATGAAACTCACCTGAAAGAGAGATCATATAGTAACCTATTGAGGTCTCCTGAATTGTCTAGGGGAAGGTCCCGGTCCCGGTCCCGGTCCCGAAGTATCGTACGTGAAGCTTCTGTGGAAGACCCCTATTGTAGGGAGAGGAAACATCGGAGTGGATCTGACGATGAACGGACTGTTAGAGATGCCAAACTGTACAGACCCAGCTGCAGGGACATCAAGGATAAAGAACGGGAGCGTAGCTCTAGCAGCAGGTATACAGAGAGAGTAGAAAGACACAGGGAGGCTCGGGACCCTAACAGGGAGGGCAGCAGGGACAGGGATTGggatagagatagagatagaaTTAGAGACAAAGGAAGGAAGGAGGAGGACATCGTAagagatagagatagagaaagagaaagagaaagagaaagaaacagGCTTCGAGACAGATACCGAGGAGAAAGGGTgcaagagagggagagggagagggacaGGGACAGGGATCATGTAAGAGAAGACTATATCAGGGATCGGGAGAGAGATCGACAAGGGGTTAGAGATGACAGAAGGGCTAGAAGCAGGGATAATGATATAGATCGATTAAGCAGACGCCAGAAATATGAGAAGGGTGAAGATGCTCATAAAGATAGGTATAATGAAACCAGGCACCGAAGAAACTATGAAGATTACCATACAGAGAATACAGGAAgtgattttgaaaatgagaGATCTAAAGATAAAGAGGGGAATGAGAAGTTGGAGAG AGATCTTGACAGGCAAGAGGACTATCAAGAAAAGATAGCAGTGCAACTTGCTGAGCAGGAAGAGGATGATCTTGAGAGAATCAAGGAGGAAAGTAGGAGGCGAAGGCAAGCTATCCTTGAAAAGTACAAAAACAAACAGCAAAAACCTGAAACTCATTTACAAG CAGTGGATGCAGTTGTAGATACACTAGCACAAGTGGCATCTGCTGAAGTTCTACCTGAAAACTCTGACAATCAGACTGAAGGAGTAGATGATTATGTCCCTGAACAGTCCTTTGCTGTGGGGAAATCTCCTTCGCAAAATGGTGTTTCAACTGTAGAAATGCCCACTGGAACTGGCGGGCTAGGAGAGGGTACCCCCAAG AGCGAGAGATCCAATGATATGTTTTGTGATGATATATTTGGAGAATCACCTGCTGGAATTCGTAAAATG GGTAAAGGGGATGGTATAGCTGTTGAAAAGAGTGGACTAAATGACAACTGGGATGATGCCGAAGGTTACTATG GCTACCGTTTCGGGGAAGTACTTGATGGCCGTTATGAGATAATAGCTTCCCATGGAAAAGGTGTATTTTCAACTGTTGTTCGGGCAAAGGATCTAAAGGCAAAGCCTGGGGACACTGATGAAGtagcaattaaaattatacgtaataatgaaacaat GTATAAGGCAGGTATGGAAGAGTTGGTCATATTAAAGAAGTTGGCCGGTGCTGATCCTGAGAGCAAGCGCCATTGTGTTcgttttctttctatcttcAAGTACCGGAATCATCTATGCTTAGTTTTTGAATCTCTTCATATGAATTTACGAGAAGTTCTGAAGAAATTTGGTCGTAATATTGGTCTGAAGCTTACAGCTGTGAGGGCATATGCTAAGCAACTATTCATAGCACtgaaacatttgaaaaattgtGGCGTTCTCCATTGTGATATCAAACCTGATAATATGCTG GTCAATGAAGCAAAAAACGTATTGAAGCTTTGCGACTTCGGTAATGCCATGTTTGTcggtaaaaatgaaatcacaCCCTATCTTGTTAGCCGTTTTTATCGCGCCCCTGAGATAA TTCTAGGACTATCATATGACCTTCCCATGGATATATGGTCAGTTGGTTGCTGTTTGTTTGAGCTTTACACTGGGAAGGTCTTATTTCCTGGTGCTACTAACAATGACATGCTTCGCCTTCACATGGAACTGAAAGGTCCTTTCCCTAAAAAGATGCTTCGTAAG GGAGCATTTACGGATCAGCACTTTGACCAGGATCTGAATTTTCTTGCGACAGATGAGGACCCAGTCTCAAAAAAG CCAATAAGGAGGCTGCTTGTAAATATCAAGCAAAAAGACTTTGGCACATTAATTTCAGGATCTCCTG TCTGGGAGCAAGAATTCAGGAGACAGTGA